Proteins encoded within one genomic window of Mauremys mutica isolate MM-2020 ecotype Southern chromosome 11, ASM2049712v1, whole genome shotgun sequence:
- the IGFALS gene encoding insulin-like growth factor-binding protein complex acid labile subunit isoform X1: protein MFPFHASAAMNTRKADTALLLLLVLVLAAGSQSPSGEAPKEQPDTELLKCPSSCACSYDDYSEELNIFCSSRNLTHLPEDIPSNVKSLWLDGNNFLSLPAMAFRNLSNLDFLNLQSSQLASIEQHAFHDLKGLYHLHLERNRLKHLAPNTFLHTQNLASLSLNNNHFNKIEEGLFAGLSNLWYLNLGWNSLVVLPDRVFHNLPNLRELVLAGNKLPYLQHQIFCSLSELKELDLSGNLLKGIKLNIFVKLQKLQKLYLNHNQINAIAPRAFMGMKSLRWLDLSHNRLILLFEETFLGLLSLHVLRLSSNSITSLRPRTFKDLQFLEELQLGHNRIRSLAERTFDGLGQLEVLTLNNNQIQEIRVGAFLGLFNVAVMNLSGNCLKALPDYVFKSLTKLHSLHLENSCLSRIRPQTFSSLSCLRRLFLQHNTISIIEDQSLNDLHDLLELDLKHNKLTHLSHNMFVGLNNLEYLLLSSNQLLEISHNAFSPLQRLFWLDLSNNHLEMLDNTTITPLANLRYLSIRNNSLETFSVGSLGPSPVLEQLWLEGNKWHCNCSLKELRDFSLQHPTVVPRFVQSLTEGDDSHTPVYVYNNLTCLSPPDLAGLDLREISEDHFAHC from the exons ATGTTTCCTTTCCATGCTTCTGCCGCAATGAACACAAGGAAAG caGACACTGCCCTCTTGTTACTCTTGGTCTTGGTGCTGGCAGCAGGGTCCCAATCTCCCAGCGGAGAAGCGCCCAAGGAGCAGCCTGACACAGAGCTCCTAAAATGCCCCAGCTCATGTGCCTGCAGCTATGATGACTACAGTGAGGAGCTCAACATCTTCTGCAGCTCCCGGAATCTCACGCACCTCCCAGAAGACATTCCTAGCAACGTTAAGTCATTATGGCTGGATGGGAACAACTTCCTTTCTCTGCCAGCTATGGCCTTCAGGAACCTTTCCAACCTGGACTTCCTTAACCTGCAGAGCAGTCAGCTGGCAAGCATTGAGCAGCATGCCTTCCATGACTTAAAGGGCCTCTACCACCTGCACCTGGAACGGAACAGgctgaagcatttggcaccaAACACTTTCCTTCACACACAGAACCTCGCCTCCTTGAGCCTCAACAACAACCACTTCAACAAGATCGAGGAAGGCCTGTTTGCTGGGCTCTCCAATCTCTGGTACCTGAACCTCGGGTGGAACTCACTCGTGGTGCTGCCTGACAGAGTGTTCCATAACCTGCCTAACCTGAGGGAACTGGTCCTGGCTGGGAACAAGCTGCCCTACCTGCAGCACCAAATCTTCTGCAGTCTCAGTGAGCTGAAGGAGCTGGATTTGAGTGGGAACTTGCTCAAGGGCATCAAGCTCAATATCTTTGTCAAgctgcagaaactacagaagctCTACCTGAACCACAACCAGATCAATGCAATCGCCCCACGTGCATTCATGGGAATGAAGTCCCTCAGGTGGCTAGACCTCTCCCACAATCGTCTCATCTTGCTCTTTGAAGAAACATTCCTGGGCCTTTTGAGCCTGCACGTGTTGCGTTTATCCAGTAATTCAATCACCAGCCTGAGGCCAAGGACTTTCAAAGATCTccagttcctggaggagctgcaaCTGGGACACAACAGGATCAGGAGCCTGGCAGAAAGGACTTTTGATGGGCTAGGCCAGCTGGAGGTCCTTACGCTGAACAACAACCAGATTCAAGAGATCAGGGTCGGAGCATTCCTTGGACTCTTTAATGTTGCAGTGATGAACTTGTCTGGTAACTGCCTCAAGGCACTTCCCGACTATGTCTTTAAGAGCCTAACCAAACTGCATAGTCTTCACCTGGAAAACAGCTGTCTCAGCAGAATCAGGCCACAAACTTTCTCCAGCCTTTCCTGCCTCCGGAGGCTCTTCTTGCAGCACAACACAATATCCATAATTGAAGACCAGAGTTTGAATGACCTGCATGATCTTTTGGAGTTGGACCTTAAGCACAACAAGCTTACCCATCTCTCCCACAACATGTTTGTAGGCCTGAATAACCTGGAATACCTTCTCCTTTCCTCCAACCAGCTCCTGGAGATCTCTCACAACGCTTTCAGCCCACTTCAACGTCTCTTCTGGCTTGACCTCTCCAACAACCATTTGGAGATGCTGGACAACACCACGATTACCCCCTTAGCAAACTTGCGGTATCTTAGCATCAGAAACAATTCTCTGGAAACCTTCTCAGTTGGTTCTCTGGGCCCTTCACCTGTGCTGGAGCAGCTGTGGCTGGAAGGAAACAAGTGGCACTGTAATTGCTCACTGAAGGAACTGAGAGACTTTTCCTTGCAGCATCCCACAGTGGTTCCACGTTTTGTACAGTCCCTTACGGAGGGGGACGATTCCCACACACCCGTGTATGTGTACAACAACCTGACCTGCCTAAGCCCACCAGACCTGGCAGGCCTTGACCTGAGGGAAATCAGTGAAGATCACTTTGCTCACTGCTAA
- the IGFALS gene encoding insulin-like growth factor-binding protein complex acid labile subunit isoform X2, producing MFPFHASAAMNTRKDTALLLLLVLVLAAGSQSPSGEAPKEQPDTELLKCPSSCACSYDDYSEELNIFCSSRNLTHLPEDIPSNVKSLWLDGNNFLSLPAMAFRNLSNLDFLNLQSSQLASIEQHAFHDLKGLYHLHLERNRLKHLAPNTFLHTQNLASLSLNNNHFNKIEEGLFAGLSNLWYLNLGWNSLVVLPDRVFHNLPNLRELVLAGNKLPYLQHQIFCSLSELKELDLSGNLLKGIKLNIFVKLQKLQKLYLNHNQINAIAPRAFMGMKSLRWLDLSHNRLILLFEETFLGLLSLHVLRLSSNSITSLRPRTFKDLQFLEELQLGHNRIRSLAERTFDGLGQLEVLTLNNNQIQEIRVGAFLGLFNVAVMNLSGNCLKALPDYVFKSLTKLHSLHLENSCLSRIRPQTFSSLSCLRRLFLQHNTISIIEDQSLNDLHDLLELDLKHNKLTHLSHNMFVGLNNLEYLLLSSNQLLEISHNAFSPLQRLFWLDLSNNHLEMLDNTTITPLANLRYLSIRNNSLETFSVGSLGPSPVLEQLWLEGNKWHCNCSLKELRDFSLQHPTVVPRFVQSLTEGDDSHTPVYVYNNLTCLSPPDLAGLDLREISEDHFAHC from the exons ATGTTTCCTTTCCATGCTTCTGCCGCAATGAACACAAGGAAAG ACACTGCCCTCTTGTTACTCTTGGTCTTGGTGCTGGCAGCAGGGTCCCAATCTCCCAGCGGAGAAGCGCCCAAGGAGCAGCCTGACACAGAGCTCCTAAAATGCCCCAGCTCATGTGCCTGCAGCTATGATGACTACAGTGAGGAGCTCAACATCTTCTGCAGCTCCCGGAATCTCACGCACCTCCCAGAAGACATTCCTAGCAACGTTAAGTCATTATGGCTGGATGGGAACAACTTCCTTTCTCTGCCAGCTATGGCCTTCAGGAACCTTTCCAACCTGGACTTCCTTAACCTGCAGAGCAGTCAGCTGGCAAGCATTGAGCAGCATGCCTTCCATGACTTAAAGGGCCTCTACCACCTGCACCTGGAACGGAACAGgctgaagcatttggcaccaAACACTTTCCTTCACACACAGAACCTCGCCTCCTTGAGCCTCAACAACAACCACTTCAACAAGATCGAGGAAGGCCTGTTTGCTGGGCTCTCCAATCTCTGGTACCTGAACCTCGGGTGGAACTCACTCGTGGTGCTGCCTGACAGAGTGTTCCATAACCTGCCTAACCTGAGGGAACTGGTCCTGGCTGGGAACAAGCTGCCCTACCTGCAGCACCAAATCTTCTGCAGTCTCAGTGAGCTGAAGGAGCTGGATTTGAGTGGGAACTTGCTCAAGGGCATCAAGCTCAATATCTTTGTCAAgctgcagaaactacagaagctCTACCTGAACCACAACCAGATCAATGCAATCGCCCCACGTGCATTCATGGGAATGAAGTCCCTCAGGTGGCTAGACCTCTCCCACAATCGTCTCATCTTGCTCTTTGAAGAAACATTCCTGGGCCTTTTGAGCCTGCACGTGTTGCGTTTATCCAGTAATTCAATCACCAGCCTGAGGCCAAGGACTTTCAAAGATCTccagttcctggaggagctgcaaCTGGGACACAACAGGATCAGGAGCCTGGCAGAAAGGACTTTTGATGGGCTAGGCCAGCTGGAGGTCCTTACGCTGAACAACAACCAGATTCAAGAGATCAGGGTCGGAGCATTCCTTGGACTCTTTAATGTTGCAGTGATGAACTTGTCTGGTAACTGCCTCAAGGCACTTCCCGACTATGTCTTTAAGAGCCTAACCAAACTGCATAGTCTTCACCTGGAAAACAGCTGTCTCAGCAGAATCAGGCCACAAACTTTCTCCAGCCTTTCCTGCCTCCGGAGGCTCTTCTTGCAGCACAACACAATATCCATAATTGAAGACCAGAGTTTGAATGACCTGCATGATCTTTTGGAGTTGGACCTTAAGCACAACAAGCTTACCCATCTCTCCCACAACATGTTTGTAGGCCTGAATAACCTGGAATACCTTCTCCTTTCCTCCAACCAGCTCCTGGAGATCTCTCACAACGCTTTCAGCCCACTTCAACGTCTCTTCTGGCTTGACCTCTCCAACAACCATTTGGAGATGCTGGACAACACCACGATTACCCCCTTAGCAAACTTGCGGTATCTTAGCATCAGAAACAATTCTCTGGAAACCTTCTCAGTTGGTTCTCTGGGCCCTTCACCTGTGCTGGAGCAGCTGTGGCTGGAAGGAAACAAGTGGCACTGTAATTGCTCACTGAAGGAACTGAGAGACTTTTCCTTGCAGCATCCCACAGTGGTTCCACGTTTTGTACAGTCCCTTACGGAGGGGGACGATTCCCACACACCCGTGTATGTGTACAACAACCTGACCTGCCTAAGCCCACCAGACCTGGCAGGCCTTGACCTGAGGGAAATCAGTGAAGATCACTTTGCTCACTGCTAA